CAACGCGGACCTTTTCATCACCGTCCATCTCGCCTCGGGAGGCGGCCTCCGGAACGGAGGATTCCGCGTCCTCACGCTCTCGCCGCTCGCCACGGGACCCGAGGGGCAGCGGGACGCGATGCCCGAGGAGATCGACGGCATGCCGCTCCGCCCGTGGACCGGCGCCCAGGCCAGCTCGATCGGCGCCAGCCTGGCGCTCGCGCAGGCGGTCACCGATTCGCTCTCGCACGCGTTTCCGCACGTCTCGGTGAAGATGGGCGCGGGGAGAGTGCGCGTGCTGCAGCCGATCGCGTGCCCCGCGATCATGCTCGAGTCCGCGCCCGCGGCGCGCGCCGGCGCCGACGCGATGAGCCGCGGGTACACGATCTACGACTACACGCGCATCGTGGCGGCGGCCATCGGGAACGTGGTGCGGGCGTCGCGCGGATGAAGCTCACGCGTACGCACGTGATCGCCATCGCCGCGGTGGTGGTCGTGGGCGCCGGCGTCTGGGCCTGGTTCGCGCTCGGCCCGGGCCGCTCGCCCAAGCTCGCGCCGGAGCGGCTCACGCCTCTGGCGTCGGAGCTCGAGGGAATCCGCGGGGTCTACCTCTACTTCGGCAGCGCCGGATCGGACGATCTCGTTTCCGAGTACCGCGACGTGGTGGTGAAGGATCGGCCCGAGGATCAGGTGCGCGCGATCTACCGCGAGCTGGTCACCGGCCCGTCCGAGCCCAACGAGGCGCTCCTCCCGGATGGCGCGGAGCTGATCAACGCCTACTACACGTCGCGCGGCACCCTGTACCTGAACTGGAATCGCGCGCTGCTCTCGGGCTTCCGGGGAGGGAGCGGGCGCGAGCGCCAGCTCATCTCCTCGATCGTGCTCACGGCGGCGGACAACCTTCCGGACGTGACGCAGGTCTCGCTCCTCGTCGAGGGAGGCCCGATCGAGACGATCGGCGGGCACTTCGAGATCCAGACCCCCCTCACGGTGGCGGAGTGGCGGTGACCCGCGACGCGCGGACGCGCCAACGGACGCGGGCACGAGGAGCGCGCGGGAGGCGTCGCGTGCTCGGCGTCTTCGACTCCGGGATCGGCGGGCTCACGGTCGTGCGCCACCTGAGGCGCCTCCTGCCGGGCTGGCGCATCGTCTACTTCGGGGACACGGCCCGCGTTCCCTACGGAACCAAGTCCGACGCGACGGTGCGGCGGTTCGGGAGCGAGGCCGTGAAGTTCCTCACGCGCTTCGACGTGTTCCAGGTCGTGGTGGCGTGCAACACGGTCTCGGCCGTGGCGCTACGGCCGCTCCAGCGCGAGTTCCGCGATCTGCCCATCACCGGCGTGATCGATCCCGGCGCCGAGGCGGCGGTGCGCGCGACGAGGAACGGCAGGATCGGAGTCATCGGTACGCGCGCGACGATCGCGAGCGGAGCCTACGACGCGGCCATCGCGGCCGCGGCCCGGCCCTCCGGCGTTCGGGCGCGCGTCTTCTCGCAGGCGTGCCCCCTCCTCGTGCCTCTCGCCGAGGAGGGGCTCGAGAACTCCAGGGCCGCTCACGAGGTGCTCCGCGTCTACCTGGCGCCGCTCCAGAGGAAGAAGATCGACACGCTGATCCTCGGCTGCACGCACTATCCGCCGTTCCGCCGCGCGCTCCGGAAGGTCCTGGGCCCGAAGGTCCAGCTCGTCGACTCGGGCGAGGCCACCGCGAAGCGGCTCGCCCGCGCCGCGAAGGCCGGCGGCACGGCCGGCAGCGCGTCCGCGCGCGACGGATGGCTCCACTGCTACGTCTCGGACATACCGCGACAGTTCGAAGCCATCGGCCGCCGGTTCCTCGGCCGTTCCATGGGCAAGGTGGCGCTCGTGCCCCAGGACGACCTGCCGTGGTTCGAGCGCACCCCGACGCAAGGAGGTTTCTAGCGTGCCACGCACCGCAGCCAAGCGCCGCGGCGACGGACGCCGGTCGAGCGAGCTTCGCCCGGTCACGATCCGCCGCGGGTATCTGAAGAACGCCGAGGGATCGGCCCTGATCGAGATGGGCGGAACCCGCGTCCTCTGCGCCGCGACGGTCGAGGAGCGGGTCCCGCCCTTCCTCCGCAACACGGGACGCGGATGGGTCACCGCCGAGTACAGCATGCTCCCGCGATCCTCGCACGAGCGCATCACGCGCGAGGTGACGCGCGGGCACGTCGGCGGACGCACGCACGAGATCCAGCGCCTGATCGGGCGGTCCCTCCGAGCCGTGACCCGGCTCGAGGCGCTCGGCGAGCGGCAGATCACGATCGACTGCGATGTGATCGAAGCGGACGGCGGAACGCGCACGGCGTCGATCACGGGATCGTTCGTCGCGCTGGTGGACGCGATCCGGTGGCTCCGGAAGCGGGTCGAGCTTCCCGGCGAGCCGCTCCAGGACTTCGTGGCCGCGGTCTCCGTGGGGATCCACGGAGGCGCCCCAGTGCTGGATCTCTGCTACGAGGAGGATTCCAAGGCCGAGGTGGACATGAATCTCGTGATGACCGGGGAGGGAAAGCTCGTGGAGGTGCAGGGGACGGCCGAGGGCGCTCCGTTCAGCGAGCGTGAAATGGCGCGGATGATGGATCTGGGGAGAGCCGGGATCCAGAAGCTGGTCGCGCATCAGAAGAAGGCGCTCGGGCTCCGGGATCTGAGGTCCGCATGGTCGTGAGCCTCGTGCGCGCCGTGGACCTCCTCGTGCTCGCGACCCGGAACGAGGGAAAGGCGGTCGAGCTGTCCCGGCTTCTCAGCGGCGCGGTCAGCCGCGTCGAGACGCTCGCGGCGTACCCCCAGGTGAAGCTGCCACCGGAGCACGGCGGCTCGTACCGCGAGATCGCCGTCGCCAAGGCGCTCGCCGTGTACGAGGCGGTGGGGCTGCCCGCGCTCGGAGACGATTCCGGGATCGAGGTCGACGCCTTGGACGGGAAGCCGGGCCTCCACTCCGCGCGGTTCGCGGGCGAGAAGGCGACCGACGAGGAGAACAACGCGCTCCTCCTCGAGCGCCTCGCGCGCATCCCCCCGGAACGCCGCACGGCCCGGTTCCGCTGCGCCCTCGCGCTCGTGCGCGCCGTGGACGACGTGATCGAGGTGGAAGGGGTGTGCGAGGGGCGCATCCTGGACGCGCCGCGCGGCACGCAGGGTTTTGGATACGATCCTCTGTTCCTCCCGGACGGTGAGACCCGCACCTTCGCCGAGCTCTCCCCGTCCCGCAAGGATTCACTCAGCCACCGGGGACGCGCCGCGGCGGTGTTGAGCCGGGTGCTTCGAGCCGGATAGGAGACCTTCAAGGATGAAACGAACTCCCAGGCATCGCTCGTTCCTTGCCCTCATGTCCGCTCTCGCGCTCGCCCTCGCCGCGCCGCTCGCCTCGGCGCAGGACGCTCCTCCTCCCGAGGAGAAGCCAACCAAGATCACCGCCGACCTCGCCTACATCATGACCGACGGCAACACGGAGACGACGTCGATCACGGGCGGCGAGAAGATCACGCACAAGCTCACGAAGTGGGCCTTCCTGCAGGAGGCCCGGGCGGTGTGGGGCGAGACGGACGGCGTCGAGACGGCCGGGCGCTATGACGCGACCCTGCGCGGCGACTACCTCTTCTCGGAGCGCCTCTCCCTGTTCGCCATGGGCGTGTGGCGACGGAACGTGTTCGCCGGAATCCGCCGCCAGTTCGAAGAGGGCGTGGGACTCTCGTGGCACGCGGTCATGGGGAAGCCCCACGTGCTCGACTTCGAAGTGGGCGGGGGTTTGCTCCAGCGCCAGAACACGATTGGGCCGGACGACGACTTCGCCACCGGGCGGGCGGCGTTCCTCTACCAGTTCTACTTCACCGAGAAGGCCTACTTCGAGGCCCGGAGCGCGTACCTCTTGGGACTCGAGGACTCCGACGACAGCCAGCTCGAAGCGCGGTTCGCGCTCCTCGCGCCGCTCGGTGGCAGCTTCTCGGTCAAGCTGGGATACGACCTCTTCTATCGTGCGGAGCCTTCGCCCGGGCTCGAGGACCTCGACACCACGCTCAGCGCCGGGCTCCAGTTCGTTCGCTGAGCGCAGCTGTGGGATCTCGTCGCCCGGGCCGCCGCGGGCCGGGCCGTTCCTGAGGAGGCGTCATGGCCAACCCCGTTCCGTTCGATCCGACGAAGAGAGCCGCATCGTTCCTGGAGGAGTTCAAGGCGTTCGCCCTGAAGGGCAACGTCGTCGATCTCGCCGTCGCCGTCGTGATCGGCGGCGCGTTCGGCAAGATCGTCGACTCCTTCGTGAAGAACATCGTGATGCCACTGATCAGCCTCGTGATACCGGGCGATCAGGCGTACGTGAACTGGAAGTTCGTGGCGGGGGAGAAGGAGATCCCGTACGGGCTCTTCCTCGGGGAGGTCGTGAACTTCATCCTCGTCGCCTTCGCGATCTTCATCCTGCTCGTGAAGCTCGTGGGCTCGATGATCAAGAAGCGGACGACGGAGGCCGCCGAGCCTCCGGCCCCGTCCGCCGAGGTGACGCTGCTCACGGAGATCCGGGACCGGTTGCCGGCGCGCTAGCTCTTACTTCGTCGTTGTCGTCGTCTTCGTTGTGGCCGGCGCCTTCGCCGCGGTGGTCGTGGGCGGATCCTTGGCGCGATTGCTGTAGTTGTTCTTGATCTCCTTTTCCAGTGCGTCCGCGCGCTTCGTGCTGAGCGAGTGGTCGCCGAAGAAGAAGTTCTCGACCGCGTTCTGGTCCCCGTACTTCTCCGCGAACCGGCGCCATAGCTTGGGAGCCTTGGTGTAGTCGTACCGGGCCTCGTAGACGTACCGGAGCCCCACCCGGTCGGCCTGGTCCTCGTAGTCGCGGCTGTACACGTTGTTGAACGTGGTCGACCCGACCGCCACGCCGATGCCCGCCGCGTCCTTCACGATCCCGTCTCCCATCTGAGACACCCCGAACGCGGCGGCCGTCCCCCCGATCTGGCTGTACATTCCCTTCTTCGCCTGCTTGCGGCTGTGCTCGTAGGTGGCGTGCGCGATCTCGTGGCCGAGAACCACGGCCAGCTCGTCGTCATCCAGGTCCTTCATGATGCCGCTGAACACGTAGATGGAGTAGTTCGCCATGGCCATGGCGTTCCATTCCTTGTTGTCGACGACGTACACGCGAACGCTCTTCCGATCCACGTACGCGGGCAGGAGCCGGTCCACGATCCGGCGCGCGCGATCCACCTCGGGTCCGGTCGTCTTGAGCTCGCCGATCACCTGCTCCTTGCCGTCCGCCCCCTGGTCGGCGATCTTGCCCGCCTTCACGAAGGACTGCTCCGCCTGGTTCGTGGCCTGGAGCACGTCGCCTTCGAACATCGCCGAGCCGTTCGGCCGCGCGTCCATCTTCGAGGCGAGGATCGTTCCGTCCGTCTGCCGCGCGCCCTCGGCGCGGATCTCCCACCCCGCCGGGATGGTATCGAAGTTCTTGGCGCTCCCGGTTCCCTTGAACTTCATCTTGGGGGCCGGCTGGATGCGCTGCCCATCCACCACGATGAATCCCTGCTTGCGGTACTCGAGGAGCCCCTCGATCTTGGTCGTCTTGGCGCCAAGGGCGGGTGACGTGAGAAGAACCAGGCAACCGAGAACCGCCACCCATCCCCATCGAACTCGTGTGTTCATGATGCCTCCTGCCTGAGTTACAGCCGCTTCAGCTCGACGCGGCGGTTCCTGGCGCGCCCTTCCTCGGTGCTGCTGTGGTCGATCGGGTCGGTCTTGCCGTACCCCTTGGCCACGAGCCTCGATCCGTTAATTCCCTTCGACATGAGGTAGTCCCGAACCGAGTCCGCGCGGCGCTGCGACAGCTCCATGTTGTACTCATCGGTGCCCTTGTCATCGGTGTGCCCGCCGATCTCGACCCGGACCTCGGGCCACTCCTTGAGCGACCGGGCCACCCGATCCAGCGACTCGTAGGAGTCCTGGGTCAGCCGCGC
Above is a window of Candidatus Eisenbacteria bacterium DNA encoding:
- the mscL gene encoding large conductance mechanosensitive channel protein MscL; its protein translation is MANPVPFDPTKRAASFLEEFKAFALKGNVVDLAVAVVIGGAFGKIVDSFVKNIVMPLISLVIPGDQAYVNWKFVAGEKEIPYGLFLGEVVNFILVAFAIFILLVKLVGSMIKKRTTEAAEPPAPSAEVTLLTEIRDRLPAR
- a CDS encoding M48 family metallopeptidase translates to MNTRVRWGWVAVLGCLVLLTSPALGAKTTKIEGLLEYRKQGFIVVDGQRIQPAPKMKFKGTGSAKNFDTIPAGWEIRAEGARQTDGTILASKMDARPNGSAMFEGDVLQATNQAEQSFVKAGKIADQGADGKEQVIGELKTTGPEVDRARRIVDRLLPAYVDRKSVRVYVVDNKEWNAMAMANYSIYVFSGIMKDLDDDELAVVLGHEIAHATYEHSRKQAKKGMYSQIGGTAAAFGVSQMGDGIVKDAAGIGVAVGSTTFNNVYSRDYEDQADRVGLRYVYEARYDYTKAPKLWRRFAEKYGDQNAVENFFFGDHSLSTKRADALEKEIKNNYSNRAKDPPTTTAAKAPATTKTTTTTK
- a CDS encoding DUF481 domain-containing protein, with the protein product MKRTPRHRSFLALMSALALALAAPLASAQDAPPPEEKPTKITADLAYIMTDGNTETTSITGGEKITHKLTKWAFLQEARAVWGETDGVETAGRYDATLRGDYLFSERLSLFAMGVWRRNVFAGIRRQFEEGVGLSWHAVMGKPHVLDFEVGGGLLQRQNTIGPDDDFATGRAAFLYQFYFTEKAYFEARSAYLLGLEDSDDSQLEARFALLAPLGGSFSVKLGYDLFYRAEPSPGLEDLDTTLSAGLQFVR
- the murI gene encoding glutamate racemase, producing MLGVFDSGIGGLTVVRHLRRLLPGWRIVYFGDTARVPYGTKSDATVRRFGSEAVKFLTRFDVFQVVVACNTVSAVALRPLQREFRDLPITGVIDPGAEAAVRATRNGRIGVIGTRATIASGAYDAAIAAAARPSGVRARVFSQACPLLVPLAEEGLENSRAAHEVLRVYLAPLQRKKIDTLILGCTHYPPFRRALRKVLGPKVQLVDSGEATAKRLARAAKAGGTAGSASARDGWLHCYVSDIPRQFEAIGRRFLGRSMGKVALVPQDDLPWFERTPTQGGF
- the rdgB gene encoding RdgB/HAM1 family non-canonical purine NTP pyrophosphatase, whose product is MVVSLVRAVDLLVLATRNEGKAVELSRLLSGAVSRVETLAAYPQVKLPPEHGGSYREIAVAKALAVYEAVGLPALGDDSGIEVDALDGKPGLHSARFAGEKATDEENNALLLERLARIPPERRTARFRCALALVRAVDDVIEVEGVCEGRILDAPRGTQGFGYDPLFLPDGETRTFAELSPSRKDSLSHRGRAAAVLSRVLRAG
- a CDS encoding GerMN domain-containing protein, yielding MKLTRTHVIAIAAVVVVGAGVWAWFALGPGRSPKLAPERLTPLASELEGIRGVYLYFGSAGSDDLVSEYRDVVVKDRPEDQVRAIYRELVTGPSEPNEALLPDGAELINAYYTSRGTLYLNWNRALLSGFRGGSGRERQLISSIVLTAADNLPDVTQVSLLVEGGPIETIGGHFEIQTPLTVAEWR
- the rph gene encoding ribonuclease PH, translating into MPRTAAKRRGDGRRSSELRPVTIRRGYLKNAEGSALIEMGGTRVLCAATVEERVPPFLRNTGRGWVTAEYSMLPRSSHERITREVTRGHVGGRTHEIQRLIGRSLRAVTRLEALGERQITIDCDVIEADGGTRTASITGSFVALVDAIRWLRKRVELPGEPLQDFVAAVSVGIHGGAPVLDLCYEEDSKAEVDMNLVMTGEGKLVEVQGTAEGAPFSEREMARMMDLGRAGIQKLVAHQKKALGLRDLRSAWS